In Chanodichthys erythropterus isolate Z2021 chromosome 7, ASM2448905v1, whole genome shotgun sequence, a genomic segment contains:
- the LOC137022650 gene encoding extracellular calcium-sensing receptor-like — translation MLFILYTLLFSIQLHANAEKPFCRVMGDPKYPLLSKDGDVTIGALFPIRSIETLPSFEFTLKPQLLSCSSVNLRDFRMAQTMTFAIHEINKSQNLLPNVSIGYKIYDTCGSRLSSMSATIALMNGQEFASEDACNGQAPIHAIIGETESSATVILSRTTGPFKIPVISHSATCECLSNRGNYPSFFRTIASDYHQSRALAYIIKHFGWSWVGAVNSDNDYGNNGMAIFLNTAQEEGICVEYSVKFYRTEPEKLWQVVDTIKNSTAKVIVAFLTSFEMENLLEQLSTNNITDLQVIGVEAWITAKSLITPNSFHVLGGSLGFAVRKIDIEGFSDYVIKSFWDTDFPCSQVERNYSQYALSCNTYQDLLLLKSDNEDVPEQRYASNVYKAVYAVAHSLHSLLKCKEKEGCEKDLKIQPQQVVEALKRVNFTVKMGDHVWFDSTGSAVAQYEVVNWQQDSDGSIQFKPVGYYDASLPPHQRFVLNTENIIWAGGQLEKPRSVCSESCPPGTRKAAQKGRPVCCYDCIPCADGEISNETDSNNCKQCPGEYWSNAEKNKCVLKAVEFLSFTEVMGIVLVIFSLFGVGLTVLVAILFYSKKDTPIVKANNSELSFLLLFSLTLCFLCSLTFIGRPTEWSCMLRHTVFGITFVLCISCVLGKTLVVLMAFKATLPGSNVMKWFGPTQQRLSVLSFALIQVLICVLWLTISPPFPYKNMKYYNEKIILECSLGSTIAFSAVLGYIGLLAVLCFILAFLARTLPDNFNEAKFITFSMIIFCAVWITFIPSYLSSPGKFTVAVEIFAILASSFGLLFCIFAPKCYVILLKPEQNTKQHMMGKVSSKSY, via the exons ATGCTTTTCATTCTTTACACACTTCTGTTTTCCATTCAACTTCATGCAAATGCAGAAAAGCCTTTTTGCCGAGTGATGGGAGACCCGAAGTACCCGCTGCTTTCAAAGGATGGGGACGTAACTATTGGGGCACTTTTTCCAATCCGAAGCATAGAAACACTGCCTTCATTTGAGTTTACACTAAAACCTCAGCTTCTGTCATGCTCCAG TGTAAATCTAAGAGATTTCCGGATGGCTCAGACCATGACCTTTGCCATTCATGAGATTAACAAAAGTCAAAATTTGCTACCAAATGTTTCAATTGGTTATAAAATTTATGATACCTGTGGTTCAAGACTGTCTTCTATGAGTGCAACTATAGCATTAATGAATGGTCAAGAATTTGCATCAGAAGACGCATGCAATGGACAGGCTCCTATACATGCTATCATAGGAGAAACAGAATCTTCTGCCACAGTTATTCTGTCCAGAACTACGGGACCTTTTAAAATTCCAGTG ATTAGTCACTCAGCCACATGTGAATGTCTAAGCAACAGGGGAAATTATCCTTCTTTCTTCAGGACTATTGCTAGTGATTACCACCAGAGCAGAGCACTTGCATACATAATCAAGCACTTTGGCTGGTCTTGGGTGGGAGCTGTGAATAGTGATAATGACTATGGAAACAATGGAATGGCCATATTTTTGAATACAGCACAGGAAGAGGGGATTTGTGTGGAGTATTCTGTGAAATTCTACCGAACAGAGCCTGAAAAACTTTGGCAAGTGGTGGACACAATTAAAAATAGCACTGCAAAAGTGATTGTTGCATTTCTTACTagttttgaaatggaaaatttGCTTGAGCAGCTAAGTACTAACAACATTACAGACCTCCAAGTGATTGGTGTGGAGGCATGGATaactgcaaagagtttgatCACTCCAAACAGCTTTCATGTTTTGGGAGGGTCACTTGGGTTTGCAGTGCGAAAAATTGATATTGAAGGTTTTTCTGattatgttataaaatcattCTGGGACACAGATTTTCCATGCTCACAGGTTGAGAGAAATTATTCTCAGTATGCATTAAGCTGCAACACATATCAGGATCTGCTTTTGCTGAAAAGCGACAATGAAGATGTGCCTGAACAAAGATATGCAAGTAATGTCTATAAAGCAGTATATGCTGTGGCTCATTCACTACACAGTCTACTCAAGTGTAAAGAAAAGGAAGGTTGTGAAAAAGACCTGAAAATACAACCAcagcag GTTGTTGAGGCTCTAAAAAGGGTCAATTTCACTGTAAAGATGGGAGATCATGTGTGGTTTGACAGCACTGGTTCTGCCGTAGCTCAATATGAAGTCGTAAACTGGCAGCAGGATTCAGATGGATCAATCCAGTTTAAACCAGTGGGATACTATGATGCCTCGCTGCCACCTCACCAGCGCTTTGTGCTTAACACAGAAAACATAATCTGGGCTGGAGGACAGCTGGAG AAGCCAAGGTCTGTGTGCAGTGAGAGTTGTCCTCCAGGCACTAGGAAGGCTGCACAGAAAGGAAGACCTGTCTGCTGTTATGACTGTATTCCATGTGCAGACGGAGAAATCAGTAATGAGACAG ATTCGAACAACTGCAAGCAGTGTCCAGGGGAATACTGGTCTAATGCtgagaaaaataaatgtgtgttaaaGGCTGTAGAGTTTCTGTCATTCACAGAAGTTATGGGTATAGTGCTAGTCATTTTCTCACTGTTTGGAGTAGGATTAACTGTGCTGGTGGCCATCCTGTTTTACAGCAAGAAGGACACCCCCATAGTAAAGGCAAACAACTCAGAGCTGAGCTTCCTGCTGCTCTTCTCACTGACTCTTTGTTTTCTCTGTTCACTTACTTTCATTGGTCGGCCCACTGAGTGGTCCTGTATGTTGCGTCACACAGTGTTTGGGATCACTTTTGTCCTCTGTATCTCCTGTGTTCTGGGGAAAACATTAGTGGTGTTAATGGCCTTCAAGGCTACACTTCCAGGAAGTAATGTCATGAAATGGTTTGGGCCTACACAACAACGACTCAGTGTTCTTTCATTTGCACTTATACAGGTTTTAATTTGTGTGCTTTGGCTAACAATATCTCCTCCATTTCcctacaaaaatatgaaatattataatgAAAAGATCATTCTTGAGTGCAGTCTGGGATCTACTATTGCTTTCTCTGCAGTTCTGGGTTATATTGGCCTACTGGCTGTTTTGTGCTTCATTTTAGCTTTTCTGGCTCGCACACTGCCTGATAACTTCAATGAAGCTAAATTTATCACATTCAGCATGATCATATTCTGTGCTGTATGGATCACATTTATCCCTTCTTATCTTAGTTCACCTGGAAAATTTACTGTAGCTGTGGAGATTTTTGCCATTTTAGCCTCAAGCTTTGGTTTACTATTCTGCATATTTGCACCTAAATGTTATGTCATCCTGCTTAAGCCtgaacaaaatacaaaacagcaTATGATGGGAAAGGTTTCATCCAAATCATACTAA